The following proteins come from a genomic window of Theileria equi strain WA chromosome 2 map unlocalized gcontig_1105316255037, whole genome shotgun sequence:
- a CDS encoding conserved hypothetical protein (encoded by transcript BEWA_039540A), with product MSKTDVEDVPNDDPYALKNAPYLKPSKDYKYKEKVLVFANRGITNLGRQLLNDLKSLLPHHKAESKWEKRVSYAEINEICEISSCSSVVFIESKKNEMILWVAKSPYGPTLKARITNIHTLKDSTFFGNCLARSRPLLTFDKSFSELPHLKLIQTLFTQVFGTPNNHPKSMPFHDHCLSFFYLDNHIYMRHYQISPENEFSINNPDRQMLTEIGPQFALEVILLLNGSFNGITLWRNPNYLSPIVVSSTALNTLHKQMRKYKMNAEAERYKKRQKFKDVSPHVPAQVVSDETRRKGRERRSSIQRKCLCSSINRLTFVPFTLYTFYLLYSMAHTTKENRDVYYRKAKEDGYRARSAYKLLQIFKAHGIFYPLVDSNEAKAIILNHKCVFQGSRSVQCTSIGRIRNVIDLCAAPGSWSQLVRNLVNYDYLSFKTAVDSLDSGSICSRVRDYCNTKPVIVSIDLQEIAPINGVYTLKGDITDKKVLDQVRDLFVDNISKNIAKVSKDSNIEAGAQLITCDGAPDISGLHETDAFVQSALIRASLCVCCSILDANGTFVCKTFFNSTESPIFRQVSIFFDECTIFKPSASRMSSSEHFIVAKGFKPLGKLRAIKDPETSNFQENIPESLFLGPLMQCGDLSGYDKVIKLLE from the exons ATGTCCAAAACAGACGTTGAGGACGTTCCAAATGACGATCCATATGCCTTAAAAAACGCTCCCTACCTGAAACCGAGCAAAGACTACAAATACAAGGAAAAGGTGCTCGTTTTCGCAAATAGAGGCATTACAAACCTCGGAAGGCAGCTTTTAAACGATTTAAAGTCTTTGCTTCCTCATCACAAGGCAGAA TCAAAATGGGAGAAGAGAGTCTCATACGCCGAAATCAACGAAATTTGCGAAATATCAAG CTGCTCAAGTGTGGTTTTCATAGAGTCCAAAAAGAACGAGATGATCCTCTGGGTCGCCAAGTCCCCGTACGGGCCAACGCTAAAGGCTAGGATCACAAATA TCCATACCCTCAAGGACTCGACtttttttggaaattgcCTCGCAAGGTCCAGACCACTATTGACCTTTGACAAGTCATTCAGCGAGCTTCCGCACCTCAAGCTCATTCAGACGCTCTTTACTCAGGTCTTTGGAACCCCAAACAACCATCCAAAGAGCATGCCATTCCACGATCACTGCCTCTCCTTCTTTTACCTGGATAATCACATCTACATGAGACACTACCAGATATCGCCAGAGAATGAATTCTCAATCAATAATCCAGACAGACAGATGCTAACTGAAATCG GACCTCAATTCGCACTGGAAGTCATCCTACTCCTCAACGGGAGCTTCAACGGAATCACCCTCTGGAGGAATCCAAACTACCTATCGCCAATTGTTGTAAGTTCTACAGCATTAAACACGTTGCATAAACAGATGCGCAAGTACAAAATGAATGCAGAAGCCGAAAGGTACAAGAAACGACAAAAGTTCAAAGACGTAAGTCCACATGTTCCCGCACAAGTTGTTTCAGATGAAACgagaagaaaaggaagagagagAAGATCCTCTATCCAACGCAAATGTCTTTGCAGCTCCATAAATCGCCTAACTTTTGTACCATTCACTCtatatacattttactTACTCTACTCCATGGCTCATACTACAAAGGAGAATAGAGACGTTTATTACCGAAAAGCCAAGGAAGACGGATATCGAGCCCGTAGCGCCTACAAGTTGCTACAAATATTCAAGGCACATGGGATTTTCTATCCTCTAGTGGATTCTAACGAAGCAAAAGCTATCATACTGAACCACAAGTGTGTCTTTCAAGGTAGTAGATCCGTACAGTGCACGTCCATTGGAAGAATAAGGAATGTCATCGATCTTTGCGCCGCTCCAGGCAGTTGGAGCCAACTTGTTAGGAATTTAGTCAATTATGACTATCTGTCATTCAAAACAGCCGTAGATTCCCTGGATTCAGGCTCTATATGTAGCAGAGTAAGAGATTACTGCAACACTAAACCCGTAATCGTATCAATTGACCTACAGGAAATCGCTCCCATCAACGGAGTCTACACCCTTAAAGGAGATATCACCGATAAGAAGGTCCTGGACCAAGTACGTGACCTATTCGTCGACAATATCAGCAAGAATATCGCAAAAGTATCCAAAGACTCAAACATCGAAGCTGGAGCTCAGCTCATCACCTGCGATGGAGCTCCTGATATCAGTGGATTGCATGAAACTGATGCTTTTGTGCAGTCTGCACTCATAAGAGCATCGCTTTGTGTCTGCTGCTCGATCCTGGATGCCAATGGAACGTTTGTTTGCAAGACTTTCTTCAACTCCACAGAATCTCCAATATTCAGACAAGTCAGCATATTCTTTGATGAATGTACAATCTTTAAACCTTCCGCATCTAGGATGTCTAGCTCCGAACACTTTATCGTTGCAAAGGGATTTAAGCCTCTTGGAAAATTGAGGGCCATAAAGGATCCAGAAACTTCTAATTTCCAAGAGAATATTCCAGAAAGTCTATTCCTTGGACCCTTAATGCAGTGCGGTGATCTAAGCGGATATGATAAAGTAATTAAACTCTTAGAGTAA
- a CDS encoding hypothetical protein (encoded by transcript BEWA_039510A), with translation MAAWEPISSCNELKKVLVQEDENEEEVPEPTKENEQEDDEEEETKRKKREKKKQYLKRKKQRIESGQWVDSSKVYSVYISGLPKDTTVEEVSQVFKRAGVIKIDPITTLPKVKLYTDEEGNLKSDATVTFVNQESVDLALRYFDNSEFRTGYIIHVEKVCMDNKCIRIQAKYEPQKGKRILTTDPEMRKKYLAAKYEQERLQSWGYDMDDGTDRRIVISKPMFSTKEAEMHEADSDFYKELQEEIHTEVAKYVEVEKVTPIPRHPQGIVCIKFKTGLDAQTFISKFNNRMFDGRQLDVYFFDGKTDLKSQAIPSKAQVEKIKEPPKEEIPTCVSYCLQNTKLQDWIDEQSSDEEFEIRTE, from the exons ATGGCTGCATGGGAACCAATTTCATCCTGTAATGAACTGAAAAAAGTCTTGGTCCaagaggatgaaaatgaagaagaggtgCCAGAGCCGACAAAGGAGAATGAGcaagaagatgatgaagaggaggagACAAAAAGGAAAAAAAGAGAAAAGAAAAAGCAATACCTCAAGAGAAAAAAGCAGAGAATAGAGTCTGGACAGTGGGTAGATTCCTCAAAGGTTTACAGTGTCTACATTTCTGGACTGCCAAAGGATACGACAGTTGAGGAGGTTTCACAGGTTTTTAAAAGGGCTGGAGTCATAAAAATTGATCCAATAACGA CTCTCCCAAAGGTCAAACTATATACTGATGAAGAGGGGAATTTGAAATCGGATGCTACAGTTACCTTTGTCAACCAAGAGTCTGTAGATCTTGCCCTTCGATACTTTGACAATTCCGAGTTTCGTACAGGCTATATAATACACGTTGAGAAGGTATGTATGGATAACAAATGTATACGAATACAGGCAAAATATGAGCCACAAAAGGGAAAACGGATTCTAACAACTGATCCCGAGATGCGCAAAAAATATCTGGCTGCTAAATATGAGCAGGAGAGGCTACAGAGTTGGGGATATGATATGGATGATGGTACCGATCGCAGAATCGTTATATCTAAACCAATGTTTTCAACCAAAGAGGCGGAAATGCACGAAGCTGACTCTGACTTTTATAAGGAGCTGCAGGAGGAGATTCACACG GAGGTTGCAAAATATGTTGAAGTTGAAAAGGTCACTCCCATACCCAGACATCCACAGGGGATTGTATGTATAAAGTTCAAGACTGGGTTGGACGCACAAACTTTTATTTCA AAATTTAACAATCGTATGTTTGATGGGCGTCAATTGGACGTTTACTTTTTCGATGGTAAAACCGACCTAAAGTCGCAAGCTATTCCTAGCAAGGCGCAGGTGGAAAAGATCAAGGAACCACCAAAAGAGGAAATTCCAACATGCGTAAGTTATTGCttacaaaatacaaaattacAGGACTGGATCGATGAACAAAGTAGCGATGAAGAGTTTGAGATTAGAACAGAGTAA
- a CDS encoding signal recognition particle 9 kD protein, putative (encoded by transcript BEWA_039520A) has translation MTYYDNWSEFLHEARLLYFRTPLKTKYVVKYLKEKHKIILKVTDNKQCCKFRINPESNIRHVHQFNALFLHWSVSKDLVSAEDLPLKIASKTAVRTKRPGRRRRM, from the exons ATGACTTATTACGACAACTGGAGTGAATTCCTACATGAAGCAAGGCTCTTGTACTTTAGAACTCCACTAAAG ACAAAATATGTCGTTAAGTATCTTAAAGAGAAACACAAAATCATCTTGAAGGTCACAGACAACAAACAG TGCTGCAAGTTTAGGATCAATCCCGAGTCCAACATTCGTCACGTACACCAATTTAATGCTCTATTCCTCCATTGGTCCGTTTCAAAGGACTTGGTTTCAGCTGAGGATCTGCCCCTGAAGATAGCAT CAAAAACCGCGGTTCGCACCAAGAGACCTGGCCGTCGTCGTAGAATGTAG
- a CDS encoding conserved hypothetical protein (encoded by transcript BEWA_039500A), with translation MLLFHILGFIYLKLSSYGQFFRCIPVKVAKAANTCRPVHTEAFVRPIITKNTRFHDNFRNSCSKVEESEIDPEFESWKRDLVEIPGPWKAFLPDSLDKAKAIDPTPGTRPLLLFCDISGRVTGPETIDSPKGSFILDAKELRLVDDGENFIHSRKFVIILLSGIQFSNLRLVMAGRIFYSKNHVIDKIHGAVKLRSAFCVGQAFIESYDNAYAKEALTRLDRKVVTYDNYGNETDPLEWKYQELEAVGSPFRWMHGTNDWKLLGPFTLYKSLGGRPPLKERKHLFYPFNLEEVYNVVDPFQLSCKNHTAIQDLEKETHDVITRLFEPTEKLSNITIKDPKYLKELENELIQLGTQGPSFYKNTME, from the exons ATGTTATTATTTCATATACTTGGTTTTATATACTTGAAATTGTCCAGTTATGGTCAATTTTTCAGATGTATACCCGTGAAAGTCGCAAAAGCGGCCAACACATGCCGTCCAGTTCACACAGAGGCCTTCGTAAGGCCAATTATCACGAAAAATACGAGATTCCATGATAATTTCAGGAATTCGTGCTCTAAAGTTGAGGAATCTGAAATAGATCCGGAGTTCGAATCCTGGAAAAGAGATTTGGTAGAGATTCCTGGGCCGTGGAAGGCATTTCTGCCTGATAGTCTGGATAAGGCCAAAGCTATCGATCCTACCCCTGGGACTAGGCCACTGTTGCTATTTTGTGACATATCTGGAAGGGTTACCGGACCGGAAACGATAGACTCTCCCAAGGGATCCTTCATACTAGATGCCAAAGAACTCAGATTAGTAGACGATGGAGAAAATTTTATCCATTCCAGAAA ATTTGTGATCATACTTTTGAGTGGAATCCAATTTAGCAACCTCCGGCTGGTTATGGCTGGGCGTATCTTCTACTCCAAGAACCATGTGATCGATAAAATACATGGAGCAGTAAAGCTTCGCTCTGCATTTTGCGTTGGGCAAGCCTTCATAGAATCGTACGATAATGCGTATGCCAAAGAGGCTCTAACAAGACTAGACAGGAAAGTCGTCACG TATGACAATTATGGAAATGAGACCGACCCACTAGAATGGAAATACCAAGAACTAGAAGCTGTAGGATCACCATTCAGATGGATGCATGGCACAAATGACTGGAAATTACTAGGGCCATTTACATTATACAAATCCCTGGGAGGAAGGCCACCGCTGAAAGAAAGGAAACACTTATTCTATCCTTTCAATCTAGAGGAAGTATATAACGTTGTCGACCCATTTCAACTCAGCTGTAAAAATCATACAGCAATACAAGACCTGGAAAAGGAAACCCATGATGTCATAACCAGACTATTCGAACCAACCGAAAAGCTCTCCAATATAACAATAAAGGATCCAAAATATCTCAAGGAACTCGAAAACGAG CTTATTCAACTTGGAACTCAAGGACCAAGCTTTTACAAGAATACCATGGAGTAA
- a CDS encoding conserved hypothetical protein (encoded by transcript BEWA_039490A) yields MPRSGGLLDSQITLNVERFFFGKHESLYPGTHLTEKTTDIRGVVSDGFQYLKSLSHVNVCSYVDMLRSDDNNYVFLSEGYSLTLGDVLERIEKSKWSKSDVYGSIELVGIINQIISGVQYLHSSGIAHGALTLENILVTPDGYVKIWGYAKPYLSGLISRFLRKCNDSEPMDVGIDELSSLQLFYTPPEVILDCKLEANFKVDVWSLGICILTILSHFLHVTASIPVTGHRDVAEISKEKATDLKNAFVVLSSLLYVFGSEYSDEFKGNVSAIGLNIAKMVKNTFPTPNDEQSALETICRASSEHVDSVMNYLVNLIDWITGKRIFDILDLEPGNGSSNYSKELYILGICYDCLIIDPSERPSSLDIALRYDIIKHKIPHCTKSFPRFAWSISDKYTDFISDCSNHEMCRRKYVTCPNTSEYLNLDVGMDDIFYYWKLIGNDPLNLVQSLQMPPLSCLVDENGAIQEGPFFKLEAARKEYTLDRFGLGELFTHIKVASLFPMVLEHQLRPSCGYARQHSFIYQWFRIYRFRKLLDSFNKEKIIAEAKIDIPPLLRKFIWCAILDIEYKNEPCVAVAKSRLVSEIEKVAVFYSNDILRSKKSLSEIASAIEYIENKYAKLTSCFYSFCIPLFLLYHDATTVFREILETIFCKYLKDFYVPSGSFVSTFLAEFTTLLNFFDPKVASHLRSIGAYADSYALPWFMTLFAENLSVHQLYIIMDAVVLRPRSFVKYLAVATVHCMRENVLGLASSHAFTSFISCAMETINMPMLVNLAISLYNRWNEILTLGKDEASSQSLDRGTFTFIMEEFPFERCFRLPLDAFSSVLNNCILVDLRPLESYNFGSIPNSIHVDVLLNILSDSVSTGNKFTGKHANAKLNAAIKELQDKTNLLWLHKSSSFIIIAAGDGYDLEEEMLYIQRLTFEFNIRHLCYYRINADEWPRVLTLAKI; encoded by the exons ATGCCTCGTTCCGGTGGCCTTTTGGACTCCCAAATTACTCTCAACGTTGAGAGATTCTTCTTTGGGAAACACGAGTCGCTTTATCCAG GTACACACTTGACAGAAAAGACAACGGACATCCGAGGCGTAGTATCGGATGGCTTTCAGTACCTCAAGTCCCTCAGCCACGTAAATGTCTGTAGCTACGTAGATATGCTACGTTCTGACGACAATAATTATGTGTTTCTATCGGAAGGCTACTCCCTAACGTTAGGTGATGTTTTAGAGAGGATTGAAAAGTCAAAATGGAGCAAAAGTGATGTGTACGGGTCTATAGAACTCGTTGGAATCATAAATCAGATTATTTCAGGTGTACAGTACTTACATAGTTCTGGTATAGCCCATGGAGCGCTaactttggagaatatCCTAGTCACCCCTGATGGCTACGTGAAGATTTGGGGATATGCTAAACCATATCTTAGTGGTCTTATCTCACGATTCTTGCGCAAATGTAACGATTCTGAGCCTATGGATGTTGGCATTGATGAGTTATCTAGTCTCCAGCTCTTTTATACACCTCCTGAGGTCATTCTTGACTGTAAGCTGGAAGCCAATTTTAAGGTTGATGTGTGGTCACTTGGCATTTGTATACTCACCATTTTGTCTCATTTTCTTCATGTTACTGCAAGCATACCGGTTACTGGACATAGGGATGTTGCAGAAATTAGCAAAGAGAAAGCAACTGATCTCAAGAATGCATTCGTTGTTTTATCTTCTCTCCTCTACGTCTTTGGTTCGGAGTATTCAGACGAGTTCAAAGGCAATGTATCTGCTATCGGTCTtaatatcgcaaaaatggtgaagaaTACCTTTCCTACGCCAAATGATGAACAAAGTGCGCTTGAAACCATCTGCAGGGCAAGCTCAGAACATGTGGATTCTGTAATGAATTATCTTGTAAATCTCATAGATTGGATTACCGGTAAAAGGATTTTTGACATACTTGATCTGGAGCCTGGGAATGGCTCCTCCAATTATAGCAAGGAGTTGTATATCCTCGGAATATGCTACGATTGTCTGATCATTGATCCATCCGAGAGACCCTCTTCACTTGATATCGCACTCCGGTATGATATTATAAAGCATAAAATACCACATTGTACCAAATCTTTTCCACGGTTTGCTTGGTCTATTTCCGATAAATACACGGACTTCATTTCTGATTGTTCTAATCATGAAATGTGCAGAAGAAAGTATGTAACGTGTCCAAACACTAGCGAATACCTGAATTTAGATGTTGGAATGGATGATATattttactactggaagTTAATTGGTAATGATCCGCTAAATCTCGTGCAATCTTTGCAAATGCCCCCTTTATCATGTCTTgtagatgaaaatggagcTATACAAGAGGGACCATTTTTTAAACTTGAAGCTGCAAGAAAAGAATATACTCTTGATAGATTTGGTCTTGGCGAATTATTTACGCACATTAAAGTTGCGAGTCTCTTTCCCATGGTTCTGGAGCACCAACTGCGGCCGTCCTGCGGATATGCTAGACAGcattcatttatatatCAATGGTTCAGAATCTATCGCTTCAGAAAGCTCTTGGATTCATTTAATAAGGAAAAAATCATAGCTGAGGCAAAAATTGACATTCCTCCCCTACTTCGGAAGTTTATATGGTGTGCAATATTGGACATTgagtacaagaatgaacCATGTGTTGCAGTAGCAAAATCTCGTTTGGTATCAGAAATTGAAAAGGTTGCTGTTTTTTACAGCAATGATATTTTACGCTCCAAAAAGAGTCTATCAGAAATTGCATCAGCTATTGAATATATAGAGAATAAATATGCAAAACTTACCAGTTGTTTTTACTCATTCTGCATTCCATTATTCCTACTATATCATGATGCAACGACTGTATTCAGAGAAATCCTAGAAACtatattttgcaaatatcTAAAGGACTTTTACGTTCCATCTGGGTCATTTGTAAGTACTTTTTTGGCTGAATTCACAACCCTGTTGAACTTTTTTGATCCAAAGGTTGCATCACACCTCAGAAGTATAGGCGCTTATGCAGATTCGTATGCTCTACCGTGGTTCATGACACTATTTGCAGAAAATCTGTCTGTTCATCAGCTTTATATTATTATGGATGCTGTTGTATTACGACCTAGATCATTCGTAAAATATTTAGCGGTAGCAACCGTACACTGCATGAGAGAAAATGTGCTCGGATTGGCGAGTTCCCACGCATTTACTTCATTCATATCATGCGCAATGGAGACTATAAACATGCCAATGTTGGTAAATTTGGCGATAAGTTTATATAACCGATGGAATGAAATTCTTACGCTGGGTAAGGATGAGGCTTCTTCCCAAAGCCTGGATAGGGGTACTTTCACATTTATCATGGAAGAATTTCCATTTGAACGATGTTTTAGACTTCCACTTGATGCTTTCAGCTCAGTTCTTAACAACTGTATTCTAGTAGATTTGAGACCTCTCGAATCTTACAATTTTGGATCGATACCAAATTCCATACACGTTGATGTTTTATTGAACATACTATCAGATTCAGTATCAACTGGGAACAAGTTCACCGGTAAACATGCAAATGCTAAACTTAACGCCGCTATAAAGGAACTCCAGGATAAGACAAATTTGCTATGGTTGCACAAAAGTTCAAGCTTTATCATTATTGCAGCAGGAGATGGATATGatcttgaagaagaaatgcTCTATATCCAACGTTTAACCTTTGAATTCAACATTAGACACCTATGCTACTATAGAATAAATGCAGATGAGTGGCCAAGAGTGCTCACGCTGGCCAAAATTTGA
- a CDS encoding nonsense-mediated mRNA decay protein, putative (encoded by transcript BEWA_039530A), with protein MLPLWRVRRGSYVFQDVLYVSSQKRRPESERINALYDLAVLYLRKILSRSMVCFIDSLSTKFRINCELESKELLSLCLKKIKGINLLKIIDAKFNWTEPHSKKLKLQILVQKEVENNCIVEQTLFVEFTIRSTQCAACKQMYTPHTWKALVQIRQKTKDKKHMLLLEQIILKNNAHENVLNILSRRNGFDLHFANRPDAQKFAEFVSDKIVSQLKNSKKLITADMSNNKYNYKYTIHVSLIPVCTDDVVFLTPKVASMYGGISPFLLCVNLTSTITLLDPFTLRKLDISSDKYWRNPFSSLFTKFNLCEFIILNVDRDYSKKWDDSPYELVDVEVMAVNSSKIIYTKSHLGKSLTVGSTFSGYDISRINLNGLSEEETDIENRIPFEVILVRKTKKPTSKHNWVLKRIFTNKKDQDEEMEEIDEDELLDFKDEIMSKKELHNQIDFYRNPKSPKNKTEDEDVNSISVQLKELSLHDQEYF; from the exons ATGCTTCCTCTGTGGAGAGTACGTCGCGGCTCCTACGTCTTCCAGGATGTGCTCTACGTGTCTAGCCAAAAGCGTAGACCTGAGTCAGAGCGTATCAACGCATTGTACGATCTTGCAGTGCTCTACTTGCGGAAAATTCTATCACGATCGATGGTATGTTTTATAGACTCGCTCTCAACAAAATTCAGGATTAACTGTGAGCTTGAAAGCAAGGAACTGCTCTCTCTCTGCTTGAAGAAGATCAAGGGTATCAACCTTTTAAAGATTATCGACGCAAAGTTCAACTGGACAGAACCGCATAGTAAGAAGCTAAAGCTCCAAATCCTGGTCCAAAAGGAAGTGGAAAACAATTGCATTGTTGAGCAGACACTGTTTGTCGAGTTTACCATACGCTCTACGCAGTGTGCTGCCTGTAAACAAATGTATACTCCTCATACTTGGAAGGCACTGGTACAAATTAGGCAAAAGACAAAGGATAAGAAACACATGCTGCTTCTAGAACAGATTATATTGAAGAATAATGCTCATGAG AACGTACTAAACATTTTATCAAGGCGAAACGGTTTTGATTTACATTTTGCCAATAGACCAGATGCCCAAAAATTTGCGGAATTTGTATCGGATAAAATTGTATCGCAACTAAAGAATAGCAAGAAGCTAATAACAGCAGATATGTCCAACAACAAGTATAACTACAAGTATACAATCCACGTTTCTTTGATCCCCGTCTGTACCGATGATGTG GTCTTCTTGACCCCAAAAGTTGCCTCAATGTATGGAGGAATTTCTCCCTTTTTGCTCTGCGTAAATTTGACGTCCACCATAACGCTGCTGGACCCGTTTACGCTGAGAAAGTTGGATATTTCAAGCGACAAGTACTGGAGAAATCCCTTCTCTTCAT TATTCACCAAGTTCAACTTGTGCGAATTcataattttaaatgtcGACCGAGACTATTCCAAGAAATGGGATGACTCTCCATACGA GCTTGTGGACGTGGAGGTTATGGCTGTGAACTCCTCCAAGATTATTTATACTAAATCGCACCTAGGAAAATCGCTAACTGTTGGAAGCACATTCAGTGGCTACGATATCAGCAGGATCAATCTGAATGGGCTATCAGAGGAGGAAACTGACATTGAAAATCGCATTCCATTTGAAGTTATTCTTGTAAGAAAGACCAAGAAGCCTACATCCAAACACAATTGGGTCCTCAAGAGAATCTTTACAAAC AAAAAGGACCAAGACGAAGAGATGGAGGAAattgatgaggatgaacTGCTCGATTTCAAGGATGAAATTATGAGCAAGAAGGAACTGCACAATCAAATCGACTTTTATCGCAATCCAAA GTCACCAAAGAACAAgactgaagatgaagatgttaaCTCTATCTCAGTTCAACTCAAGGAACTCTCTCTTCACGACCAAGAATACTTTTAA
- a CDS encoding conserved hypothetical protein (encoded by transcript BEWA_039480A), giving the protein MGDRCLFNDESLKSTPVSQILAFARRRHEKYSFESSVEPSSTDARCDLRMPTQKDLQTTFENEPEMTSKADVRASDALTTKVDQHVFENEPDQVSRADVRAVDVRVPKQISCVFENEPEEISKADARSSDAAISRETSHVFENEPEVESKADIRSSDALLIKEASHVFENDPDRKSKADVRSSDAVILKEGSHVFENEPEEESKADVRSSDAALVKEVSNVFENEPEERSKADVRSSDAALIKETSHVFENEPERASKADVRSSDAVVHHSKSHIFENEPETESKADVRFSDPKPDLAERHVFENEPESESKADVRFSDPRSDKIDGSVFENEPEKTSKADVRFVDRKSDRVEGHVFENEPDVVSKADVRFSDPSPTSNDARTVFECQRSLRSTADFSASEPLAPKTQYITTYEAQTEKHSKADYKHDLSHTLMRELSATMNECRGYQA; this is encoded by the coding sequence ATGGGAGACAGATGCCTATTCAACGACGAATCACTCAAGTCGACGCCGGTATCTCAGATTTTGGCGTTTGCTAGGCGGAGGCATGAAAAGTATTCATTTGAGTCCTCTGTGGAGCCTTCCTCGACGGACGCAAGGTGCGATTTGAGGATGCCTACCCAGAAAGATCTCCAAACTACCTTTGAAAATGAACCAGAAATGACCTCTAAAGCTGACGTTAGAGCGTCGGATGCCTTAACCACCAAGGTTGATCAACATGTATTCGAAAATGAACCGGATCAAGTTTCAAGGGCGGACGTAAGAGCTGTAGATGTTAGAGTACCAAAGCAGATCAGTTGCGTCTTTGAAAACGAGCCTGAAGAGATCTCAAAGGCCGATGCAAGGTCCTCCGACGCTGCAATATCCAGGGAGACTTCACACGTTTTTGAGAACGAACCCGAGGTAGAATCAAAAGCGGACATTCGGTCCTCAGATGCGCTATTGATAAAGGAGGCTTCACATGTGTTTGAAAATGACCCGGATAGAAAGTCAAAAGCGGATGTGCGTTCATCTGATGCAGTGATTCTAAAAGAGGGCAGCCATGTCTTTGAGAACGAACcggaagaagaatctaaagCCGATGTTAGATCTTCAGATGCTGCACTTGTAAAGGAGGTTAGTAATGTGTTTGAAAATGAACCGGAAGAGAGATCTAAGGCTGATGTACGTTCATCGGATGCTGCTCTTATAAAAGAAACTTCTCACGTCTTTGAGAATGAGCCTGAAAGAGCCTCTAAAGCAGACGTACGCTCTTCGGATGCCGTTGTTCATCATTCAAAGAGCCACATTTTCGAGAATGAACCCGAGACTGAATCAAAGGCTGACGTTAGATTTTCGGATCCAAAACCAGATTTAGCTGAACGCCATGtatttgaaaatgaacCAGAGTCAGAATCCAAAGCAGATGTACGATTCTCTGACCCTAGGTCTGACAAGATAGATGGTTCAGTCTTTGAGAATGAACCGGAAAAGACTTCAAAGGCGGATGTTAGATTTGTTGACCGTAAGTCTGACAGGGTAGAAGGTCACGTTTTTGAAAACGAACCAGATGTTGTTTCAAAGGCAGACGTAAGGTTCTCTGATCCATCACCAACATCAAATGATGCAAGAACGGTATTTGAATGCCAGAGAAGCCTAAGAAGCACCGCTGACTTTAGCGCCTCTGAGCCTCTCGCACCAAAGACACAATACATTACCACTTACGAAGCACAAACTGAAAAACACAGTAAGGCTGATTACAAACACGACCTCAGCCATACGCTAATGAGGGAACTATCGGCAACCATGAATGAATGCCGGGGGTATCAAGCTTAA